A stretch of the Bacteroidia bacterium genome encodes the following:
- a CDS encoding clan AA aspartic protease, translated as MKALVDTDALHLVLPEHIVIQLELKELEKREVTTADGKRHSCSYVGPVQIKFKNRSCFAGALVLGNEVLLGTIPIDDMDLVVYPAKQKIDVNPDNPNMAVSIVK; from the coding sequence GTGAAGGCACTGGTAGATACAGATGCACTTCATTTGGTTTTACCTGAGCACATCGTTATCCAACTTGAATTAAAGGAATTGGAAAAACGTGAAGTTACCACGGCTGACGGCAAGCGCCATTCCTGCAGCTATGTAGGGCCTGTACAGATTAAATTCAAAAACCGTAGTTGTTTTGCGGGTGCATTGGTCTTAGGAAATGAAGTGCTTTTGGGAACGATTCCTATTGACGACATGGATTTGGTGGTATACCCGGCCAAACAGAAAATTGATGTGAACCCCGACAATCCGAATATGGCGGTTTCGATTGTGAAATGA